The Streptomyces phaeolivaceus genome has a window encoding:
- a CDS encoding nSTAND1 domain-containing NTPase yields MGRPERPLGPEQGPVQRLAHELRELRRSAGSPSYRAMTEAAGFSAATLSEAARGKRVPSLAVLQGYVRACGGDPVAWEPRWREARAALTRTVRDEGTARTESPYRGLTRFEPADRALFFGRDRLVNEVQDLVCEHRFAVVFGASGCGKSSLLRAGLIPRLQERIAETGRPAALRILVPGPRPATTYGHLLAPGADEPESWVVVDQFEEVFTLCRDPQERTRFIDLLVAARDPASRLRVLIAVRSDFYARCGEHRELADALLGSGLLIGPMTADELREAVVGPAQAVGLLVERELTARVVDEVLDQPGALPMLSHALLETWRRRHGRLLTVSVYEAAGGVRGAIAASAEEVHGRLSARQAAAARRLLLRMVEPGHGTPDTRRPLSRAELDEWEDPDVPPVVERLAAARLLTVDENEVRLAHEALITSWPRLHDWIEEDRTRLLHHRSLTEAARAWLEHDRDPGTLYRGARLARAQELFPDHQRHPALTATERAFLVAAFRARDAEHRDAARSVRRARTLAVTLAVVLVMALSGGLVAVQQGRDNHRRRTEDAARRVAGVANTLRTTDPDTAQSLGVAAWQVAQLPETRRALLGSLVQPELDTFVDPAPGGDTMRYLVDSGRTLLSVDGRVWRTWDVAGHRAIASGRLPRGVVVEGASGDGRLLAVSEKGGVQLWDTAAGRSGQWRADRVPASSFVGFTGHDYLVSDDDSYRIQVRSAADGRRLLDVRAESEALVAPSPDGRLVAVCPLGGAPRIRDLGTGRTVTGAWARDGDICDGERSMLVLGGGRRLAAVSENDVRVWDVRSGNELADLHDPGVRYAAFSANGRFLATTDAEELRVWRVGVAAPVFRYPLHNEHVYGGPAWDPKRPVLRYLEGGTVHTVDLTTAVTPAWQDAPVDAAQLAPDGRTLATARRVGDRYRVELRDTRDGGLLRTLPAAPTPVSSDRAQPVLPEDTSPLLAFAPDGRTLVYGVAAPGGRMSSQRFTVWDVARGRSRTTLDLAARPSAGPVSTLAVGRDARTLYLSRVTDSGEPGNETWDVAHHRRARVLGSPVGSHLALRPDGRLLVGDSRFADVRTGRVSGRGLVQGEQIGAVAFAEDGSLLAAGDMAGRVALWDGNLREQTGTLWNVFPTPADRTSTDLLDDGAEAVSTLAVSPDGRTLAVGGDQGSLQLWDITTQQPLGGLLTTPGEAIESVAFSADSGTLYAASAHVPLQRYTLDPAHVVASVCARTRGEDLTRAQWRTYLQDVPYRRVCGGRRG; encoded by the coding sequence ATGGGACGCCCCGAGAGGCCGCTGGGGCCGGAGCAGGGTCCTGTTCAACGGCTCGCGCACGAGTTGCGGGAGCTGCGCAGATCCGCCGGAAGCCCGTCCTACCGGGCCATGACGGAGGCCGCCGGCTTCTCCGCGGCAACGTTGTCAGAGGCGGCCCGCGGAAAGCGCGTGCCGTCCCTGGCCGTCCTCCAGGGCTATGTGCGGGCCTGCGGCGGCGATCCGGTCGCGTGGGAACCGCGCTGGCGGGAGGCGCGGGCGGCCCTGACGCGGACGGTGCGCGACGAGGGGACGGCGCGGACGGAGTCGCCGTACCGGGGGCTGACCCGGTTCGAGCCGGCCGACCGCGCGCTGTTCTTCGGCCGGGACCGGTTGGTGAACGAGGTACAGGACCTGGTGTGCGAGCACCGTTTCGCGGTGGTGTTCGGCGCGTCCGGCTGCGGCAAGTCCTCCCTCCTGCGCGCCGGGCTGATTCCCCGCCTTCAGGAGCGGATCGCGGAGACGGGCCGGCCTGCGGCCCTGCGCATCCTGGTCCCGGGCCCCAGGCCCGCCACCACCTACGGCCATCTGCTCGCCCCGGGGGCGGACGAGCCGGAGAGCTGGGTCGTGGTCGACCAGTTCGAGGAGGTCTTCACGCTCTGCCGGGACCCGCAGGAGCGCACCCGGTTCATCGATCTGCTGGTCGCGGCCCGGGACCCGGCGAGCCGGCTGCGGGTGCTGATCGCGGTGCGGTCGGACTTCTACGCCCGCTGCGGTGAGCACCGCGAGCTGGCCGACGCCCTTCTCGGCTCGGGTCTCCTGATCGGCCCCATGACGGCGGACGAACTGCGCGAGGCGGTGGTCGGACCGGCCCAGGCGGTCGGGCTGCTGGTCGAGCGGGAGCTGACCGCGCGCGTCGTGGACGAGGTCCTGGACCAGCCCGGCGCGCTGCCGATGCTCTCGCACGCCCTGCTGGAGACCTGGCGCCGGCGCCATGGACGGCTGCTGACGGTGTCCGTCTACGAGGCGGCCGGCGGGGTGCGCGGTGCGATCGCGGCGAGCGCCGAGGAGGTCCACGGCCGGCTGTCCGCGCGGCAGGCCGCCGCCGCCCGCCGGCTGCTTCTGCGGATGGTCGAACCGGGACACGGCACCCCCGACACCCGCCGCCCGCTCTCCCGGGCCGAACTGGACGAGTGGGAGGACCCGGACGTGCCGCCGGTGGTGGAGCGGCTGGCCGCCGCCCGTCTGCTGACCGTCGACGAGAACGAGGTCCGCCTCGCCCACGAGGCCCTGATCACCTCCTGGCCACGGCTGCACGACTGGATAGAGGAGGACCGCACCCGGCTGCTCCACCACCGGAGCCTGACCGAGGCGGCCCGGGCGTGGCTGGAGCACGACCGCGATCCGGGCACGCTGTACCGGGGCGCCCGGCTGGCCCGGGCGCAGGAGCTGTTCCCGGACCATCAGCGGCACCCGGCCCTGACCGCGACGGAACGTGCCTTCCTCGTCGCCGCGTTCCGGGCCCGCGACGCCGAACACCGGGACGCCGCCCGTTCCGTCCGCCGCGCCCGGACCCTGGCCGTGACGCTCGCGGTCGTGCTGGTGATGGCGCTGAGCGGTGGTCTCGTCGCTGTCCAGCAGGGCCGGGACAACCACCGCCGCCGTACCGAGGACGCGGCACGCCGGGTCGCTGGCGTCGCGAACACCCTGCGCACCACGGATCCGGACACGGCACAGTCGCTGGGTGTCGCCGCCTGGCAGGTGGCCCAGCTGCCGGAGACCCGGCGGGCGCTGCTGGGTTCCCTCGTCCAGCCTGAACTGGACACCTTCGTGGACCCGGCGCCGGGCGGTGACACCATGCGCTACCTGGTCGACTCCGGTCGTACGCTGCTCAGCGTCGACGGCCGGGTGTGGCGGACCTGGGACGTGGCAGGTCACCGGGCCATCGCGTCGGGGCGGCTGCCGCGCGGCGTCGTCGTCGAGGGGGCGAGCGGGGACGGGCGGCTGCTGGCGGTCTCGGAGAAGGGGGGCGTCCAGCTGTGGGACACGGCCGCCGGACGGTCCGGGCAATGGCGCGCCGACCGTGTGCCGGCGTCGTCCTTCGTGGGTTTCACCGGCCATGACTATCTCGTCAGCGACGACGACAGCTACCGGATACAGGTGCGGTCGGCCGCGGACGGAAGACGGCTCCTGGACGTGCGGGCGGAGAGCGAGGCGCTGGTGGCGCCCAGCCCGGACGGCAGGCTCGTCGCGGTCTGCCCGCTCGGGGGCGCGCCCCGGATACGGGACCTCGGCACCGGCAGGACGGTGACCGGCGCCTGGGCACGGGACGGCGACATCTGCGACGGGGAACGCTCGATGCTGGTGCTGGGCGGCGGGCGTCGTCTCGCCGCGGTGTCCGAGAACGACGTACGGGTCTGGGACGTCCGGTCGGGGAACGAACTGGCCGATCTCCATGACCCCGGGGTGCGGTACGCCGCCTTCAGCGCGAACGGCCGCTTCCTCGCGACCACCGACGCGGAGGAGCTCAGAGTGTGGCGGGTGGGCGTCGCCGCACCGGTGTTCCGGTATCCCCTCCACAACGAGCATGTGTACGGCGGTCCGGCCTGGGACCCGAAGCGCCCCGTGCTGCGCTACCTCGAAGGCGGGACCGTGCACACGGTGGACCTGACCACCGCGGTCACACCCGCCTGGCAGGACGCCCCGGTGGACGCGGCACAGCTCGCACCGGACGGCCGTACGCTCGCCACCGCCCGCCGTGTCGGTGACCGCTACCGCGTCGAACTGCGCGACACCCGCGACGGCGGGCTGCTGCGGACCCTGCCGGCCGCGCCGACGCCCGTCTCCTCCGACCGCGCTCAGCCGGTGCTGCCGGAGGACACTTCTCCCCTGCTGGCGTTCGCCCCCGACGGCAGAACGCTCGTCTACGGCGTCGCGGCTCCCGGTGGGAGGATGTCGTCGCAGCGGTTCACGGTCTGGGACGTGGCCAGGGGCCGGAGCCGTACGACTCTGGACCTGGCGGCCCGCCCGTCGGCCGGGCCGGTGAGCACGCTCGCCGTCGGCCGGGACGCCCGAACCCTCTACCTCTCCCGTGTGACCGACTCCGGTGAGCCGGGCAACGAGACGTGGGACGTCGCGCACCATCGCAGAGCGAGGGTCCTCGGCTCCCCGGTCGGCAGCCACCTGGCGCTGCGCCCCGACGGCCGGCTCCTGGTCGGCGACAGCCGCTTCGCCGACGTCCGCACCGGTCGGGTCAGCGGACGCGGCCTCGTCCAGGGGGAGCAGATCGGGGCCGTCGCCTTCGCCGAGGACGGCTCACTGCTGGCGGCGGGGGACATGGCGGGCAGGGTGGCCCTGTGGGACGGGAACCTGCGGGAGCAGACCGGGACGCTGTGGAACGTCTTCCCCACTCCGGCCGACCGGACATCCACGGATCTACTCGACGACGGCGCGGAAGCCGTGAGCACCCTCGCGGTCAGCCCCGACGGGCGCACCCTGGCGGTCGGCGGTGACCAGGGATCCCTCCAGCTGTGGGACATCACGACGCAGCAGCCCCTCGGCGGGCTCCTGACGACGCCCGGCGAGGCGATCGAGAGTGTGGCGTTCAGCGCCGACAGCGGCACACTGTACGCCGCGAGCGCACACGTCCCGCTTCAGCGCTACACCCTCGATCCGGCACACGTGGTCGCGTCGGTGTGCGCGCGCACGAGAGGCGAGGACCTGACGCGGGCGCAGTGGCGGACGTACCTGCAGGACGTGCCCTACCGCAGGGTGTGCGGCGGGCGACGGGGTTGA
- a CDS encoding ArsR/SmtB family transcription factor, with protein sequence MPADLAFDALADPVRRQILGVLAEREECTVGELAEQISSIGRTGVSSHLRILRAAGLVTERKAGRFRHYSIDPAGPARDVIATLQALFQGALADAGRAAATEAAVADSGIQDSRSA encoded by the coding sequence GTGCCCGCGGACCTGGCTTTCGACGCACTCGCCGATCCCGTACGCCGCCAGATCCTGGGCGTACTGGCCGAACGCGAGGAGTGCACCGTGGGCGAGCTCGCCGAGCAGATCAGTAGCATCGGCCGTACCGGCGTCTCCAGCCATCTGCGGATACTGAGGGCCGCCGGTCTGGTGACCGAGCGCAAGGCCGGCCGGTTCCGGCATTACTCGATCGATCCGGCAGGTCCCGCACGCGACGTCATCGCGACGCTGCAGGCGCTGTTCCAGGGGGCGCTCGCCGACGCGGGGCGCGCCGCCGCGACCGAGGCCGCGGTGGCCGACTCCGGTATCCAGGACAGCCGGTCCGCTTGA
- a CDS encoding substrate-binding protein, which produces MAALVLPAEEWTAASPVTTFGLFGAGTGAGWLFDAVCDRVAVGAAVRMAAPLGGQGADTVEIIGRIAVVRPPSPVREHARGRAGPGGRIEIVHDQPWRGRIKLRFDADRGGTRVRLFAELDEVGLEWLMRRRGLPTGRASSPNPRLGLLTSKSGPASLFGGATDHMATLAVEEINAEGGVRGRPVELLVGDDATDPAVGVAEAWRLVRAGCRTILVAGTSATFFAVSRTLADTEVLLVQPQMNEGGGAGPLRVQLGERPADQLAAAAGPLMRAVGAKRWFLAGNDYCWPRSTHEAARRILPRSGAQLVGERFAALGTSDFTELIESVTASGADIVLSTFVGADAAAFERQCFAMGLRERCVTLAPAMDESTLEHVGADAAPGLYAVSGYVEQLASSDNAGLLYRYREAFGRWASPLSTLSESVFEAVHIWWSAARRVGADEPRLIAAAMRDGSFELPRGTVTLDDSGRVAQHLFVSEATGAGLRPASL; this is translated from the coding sequence ATGGCCGCACTCGTGCTGCCGGCCGAGGAGTGGACCGCCGCATCGCCGGTCACGACGTTCGGCCTGTTCGGGGCGGGTACGGGAGCGGGCTGGCTCTTCGACGCCGTGTGCGACCGCGTCGCGGTGGGCGCGGCGGTGCGGATGGCGGCTCCGCTCGGTGGTCAGGGCGCCGACACGGTGGAGATCATCGGTCGGATCGCCGTGGTGCGGCCGCCGTCACCGGTGCGTGAGCACGCCCGTGGCCGGGCCGGACCGGGCGGCCGTATCGAGATCGTGCACGACCAGCCGTGGCGGGGCCGTATCAAGCTGCGCTTCGACGCCGACCGGGGCGGGACGCGGGTCCGGCTGTTCGCCGAACTGGACGAGGTCGGACTGGAGTGGCTGATGCGGCGCCGGGGTCTGCCGACCGGCCGGGCCTCCTCGCCGAATCCACGGCTCGGCCTGCTGACCAGCAAATCGGGTCCGGCGAGCCTGTTCGGGGGCGCGACGGACCACATGGCGACGCTCGCCGTCGAGGAGATCAACGCGGAGGGCGGGGTGCGGGGCCGGCCGGTGGAGCTGCTGGTCGGGGACGACGCCACGGACCCCGCCGTCGGCGTGGCCGAGGCATGGCGGCTGGTCCGGGCCGGCTGCCGCACGATCCTGGTCGCCGGGACCTCCGCCACTTTCTTCGCGGTCTCGCGCACGCTCGCCGACACCGAGGTGCTCCTGGTGCAGCCCCAGATGAACGAGGGCGGTGGGGCCGGCCCGCTCCGTGTCCAGCTCGGTGAACGGCCGGCCGACCAGCTGGCCGCGGCGGCGGGACCGCTGATGCGGGCGGTCGGCGCAAAACGCTGGTTCCTGGCGGGCAACGACTACTGCTGGCCACGCAGCACGCACGAGGCCGCCCGCCGGATCCTGCCGAGGTCGGGCGCCCAGCTGGTGGGGGAGCGGTTCGCCGCGCTGGGTACGAGCGACTTCACGGAGCTCATCGAGTCGGTGACGGCCTCGGGGGCGGACATCGTGCTGTCCACGTTCGTGGGCGCGGACGCGGCGGCGTTCGAGCGGCAGTGCTTTGCCATGGGGCTGCGGGAGCGGTGCGTCACGCTCGCGCCGGCCATGGACGAATCCACGCTGGAGCATGTGGGAGCCGACGCCGCACCCGGTCTGTACGCCGTCTCCGGTTACGTCGAGCAGCTGGCCTCGTCCGACAACGCCGGACTTCTGTACCGCTACCGGGAGGCGTTCGGCCGCTGGGCGTCACCGCTGTCGACCCTGAGTGAATCGGTCTTCGAAGCGGTGCACATCTGGTGGTCCGCCGCACGCCGCGTCGGCGCGGACGAACCGAGGCTGATCGCCGCGGCCATGCGTGACGGCAGCTTCGAACTGCCGCGCGGCACCGTCACGTTGGACGACAGCGGCCGGGTCGCTCAGCACCTCTTCGTCTCCGAGGCCACGGGCGCCGGACTGCGACCGGCCTCGCTGTAG
- a CDS encoding amidase has product MSSLPAPDAARLAAIDEHFHFGLSTEELEEFVPAVAGTLAASATVERLYENVAPPVPDRSWTSPTPGENRLGAWYVKTSVTESAEGPLAGRTVAVKDNVAVAGVPMMNGSRTVEGFVPRRDATAVRRLLDAGATIAGKSVCEDLCFSGASFTSQPGPVRNPWDESRNTGGSSSGSAALVAAGEVDLALGGDQGGSIRLPSAFCGIVGHKPTHGLVPYTGAFPIERTIDHVGPMTRTVADAAAMLGVLAGVDGFDPRQPDVIEPVDYLAALAEPAVGLRVGVLTEGFGSPVSDPGVDDAVRAAVDVLGSAGLAVEEVSIPWHRDALAVWNVIATEGAAHQMLDGNAYGMNIEDFYDPELIAHYARGRVDHGAALSRTVKLVGLSGRYTYEAGGGKYYGMARRLVPEVRAAYDAALARYDVLVMPTVPYTAKEIPPADVSLADYLYTALSMIGNTAPFDVTGHPSCSVPTGLVDGLPAGLMITGRRFDDATVLRVAHTYEQAVGGFPSASRVRAGLV; this is encoded by the coding sequence ATGTCATCGCTCCCCGCGCCCGACGCCGCTCGCCTGGCGGCCATCGACGAGCACTTCCACTTCGGTCTGTCCACTGAGGAACTTGAGGAGTTCGTGCCCGCCGTCGCGGGCACCCTCGCCGCCTCGGCGACCGTCGAGCGGCTCTACGAGAACGTGGCTCCCCCGGTCCCGGACCGTTCCTGGACATCGCCCACACCGGGCGAGAACCGGCTGGGCGCCTGGTATGTGAAGACCTCGGTCACCGAGTCCGCCGAGGGCCCGCTCGCCGGCCGTACGGTCGCGGTGAAGGACAACGTCGCGGTCGCGGGCGTACCGATGATGAACGGTTCGCGTACGGTCGAGGGCTTCGTCCCGCGCCGGGACGCCACCGCCGTACGCCGGCTGCTCGACGCCGGCGCGACGATCGCGGGCAAGTCCGTGTGCGAGGACCTGTGTTTCTCGGGCGCCAGTTTCACCTCGCAACCGGGCCCGGTGCGCAATCCCTGGGACGAGAGCCGGAACACGGGCGGCTCGTCCAGCGGCAGCGCCGCGCTCGTGGCGGCCGGTGAGGTCGACCTCGCCCTCGGCGGCGACCAGGGAGGCTCGATCCGCCTGCCCAGCGCCTTCTGCGGCATCGTGGGGCACAAGCCCACCCATGGCCTGGTGCCCTACACCGGCGCCTTCCCCATCGAGCGGACCATCGACCATGTCGGCCCGATGACCCGCACCGTGGCCGACGCGGCCGCGATGCTGGGCGTCCTGGCCGGCGTCGACGGCTTCGACCCCCGCCAGCCCGACGTGATCGAACCGGTGGACTACCTGGCGGCACTCGCCGAACCGGCCGTGGGCCTGCGCGTCGGAGTGCTCACGGAGGGCTTCGGGTCGCCGGTGTCGGATCCGGGCGTCGACGACGCCGTCCGCGCCGCCGTCGATGTCCTGGGCTCGGCCGGACTCGCCGTGGAGGAGGTGTCGATCCCCTGGCACCGGGACGCCCTGGCCGTGTGGAACGTGATCGCGACCGAGGGCGCCGCCCACCAGATGCTCGACGGCAACGCCTACGGCATGAACATCGAGGACTTCTACGACCCGGAGCTGATCGCCCACTACGCCCGTGGGCGGGTCGATCACGGCGCCGCGCTGTCCAGGACCGTCAAGCTCGTGGGACTGTCCGGCCGCTACACCTACGAGGCCGGGGGCGGGAAGTACTACGGCATGGCCCGCCGCCTCGTCCCGGAGGTCCGTGCGGCCTACGACGCGGCGCTGGCCCGCTACGACGTGCTCGTCATGCCCACGGTCCCCTACACGGCCAAGGAGATCCCGCCCGCCGACGTCTCCCTGGCCGACTACTTGTATACCGCGTTGTCGATGATCGGCAACACCGCGCCCTTCGACGTGACCGGCCATCCGTCGTGCAGTGTGCCGACCGGTCTCGTCGACGGTCTCCCGGCGGGCCTGATGATCACCGGCAGGCGCTTCGACGACGCCACGGTGCTGCGCGTCGCGCACACCTACGAGCAGGCGGTCGGCGGGTTCCCGTCCGCGAGCCGCGTCCGGGCCGGCCTGGTGTGA
- a CDS encoding ABC transporter substrate-binding protein gives MGLAACGTSGPSTTSSAKGLTMWALNDQAILKESVDAYNEDHPDEKITLRLFANDDYKQKLRVAFGANQAPDIFFSWGGGALNDYVKAGKVDALTQSDAEIDRFTPSVMGSATFDGKVYGVPANGLAPVVLYYNKKVLADAGVEPPKTYGDLLTAVKKLKARDVVPMSLAANSKWPTLMYLEYLLDRQGGSRVFTNIASGDASMWKDDSVTKANQYLQDLAKAGAFGDNASSVTYDQGASTALLYTGKAGMTLMGTWEYANIAKAAPGFLKNGDLGYTAFPTLPDGAGKASNIVGNPSNFLSLNSSTKNKDAALTYFKDYVLNDSQVDAYLAAGSVPPVEGLETKLAAVKSSTDKEWLTFVYNLVRTAPSFQLSWDQALPSDQADPLLTNTDKSFLRQIPPAEFGVNMSKAAS, from the coding sequence ATGGGCCTTGCCGCGTGCGGGACTTCGGGTCCGTCGACCACCTCGTCCGCGAAGGGCCTGACGATGTGGGCGCTGAACGACCAGGCGATTCTCAAGGAGTCCGTCGATGCCTACAACGAGGATCATCCGGACGAGAAGATCACCCTGCGGCTGTTCGCGAACGACGACTACAAGCAGAAGCTGCGGGTCGCGTTCGGCGCGAACCAGGCCCCGGACATCTTCTTCAGCTGGGGTGGCGGCGCGCTGAACGACTACGTGAAGGCGGGCAAGGTCGACGCGCTGACCCAGTCCGATGCGGAGATCGACCGGTTCACCCCGAGTGTGATGGGGAGCGCGACCTTTGACGGGAAGGTCTACGGCGTGCCCGCCAACGGCCTCGCCCCGGTCGTCCTCTACTACAACAAGAAGGTGCTGGCCGACGCGGGCGTCGAGCCGCCGAAGACGTACGGCGACCTGCTGACCGCGGTGAAGAAGCTGAAGGCGAGGGATGTCGTGCCGATGTCCCTCGCCGCGAACTCCAAGTGGCCGACGCTGATGTACCTGGAGTACCTGCTCGACCGTCAGGGCGGCTCCCGGGTGTTCACCAACATCGCCTCCGGCGACGCCTCGATGTGGAAGGACGACTCGGTCACCAAGGCCAACCAGTACCTCCAGGACCTGGCGAAGGCCGGTGCCTTCGGGGACAACGCCTCCTCGGTCACCTACGACCAGGGAGCGTCGACCGCCCTGCTCTACACGGGCAAGGCGGGGATGACGCTGATGGGTACCTGGGAGTACGCCAACATCGCCAAGGCCGCGCCCGGCTTCCTCAAGAACGGCGACCTCGGCTACACCGCCTTTCCGACGCTGCCCGACGGCGCCGGCAAGGCGAGCAACATCGTCGGGAACCCCTCGAACTTCCTGTCGCTGAACTCGTCGACGAAGAACAAGGACGCCGCCCTGACGTACTTCAAGGACTATGTGCTCAACGACTCCCAGGTCGACGCCTACCTCGCGGCGGGCAGCGTGCCGCCGGTCGAGGGTCTGGAGACGAAGCTGGCGGCGGTGAAGTCGTCGACCGACAAGGAATGGCTCACCTTCGTCTACAACCTGGTGCGGACCGCGCCGAGCTTCCAGCTCTCCTGGGACCAGGCCCTGCCGTCCGACCAGGCCGACCCGCTGCTGACCAACACCGACAAGTCGTTCCTGCGTCAGATCCCGCCCGCCGAGTTCGGTGTGAACATGAGCAAGGCGGCATCGTGA